A region of Salvelinus alpinus chromosome 24, SLU_Salpinus.1, whole genome shotgun sequence DNA encodes the following proteins:
- the LOC139552743 gene encoding rho GTPase-activating protein 24-like isoform X4, protein MGLTCFKSWKYDSAAQKGGNRDVLVSPGSYFFLSNSCGQGEEWLKTLNKGVWIPFTGVFGQRLEETVLYERRYGVHMAPLVVEQCVDFIRERGLLEVGLFRQPGQATLVKELQDAFDAGEKPSFDSSTDVHTVASLLKLYLRELPEPLVPFSRYQDFLVCGKNISSERKQSLTELRHLLHQLPVANFNLLNYICQFLNEVQSYSSSNKMSTQNLATVFGPNILRPKAEDPESIIGGAAVVQQLMSELIREHQCLFSREWGDIEAPGSSRPDSYPCQRWKGDPFEGAHIQPTAQTQSHDYRLGITAEHLPQQQLNHHPSPCSRQLSLPLIPKRRGSAQNPDETSLATRLSITDHQQQPAEVFSPVSLSSGPLYHRYTLSQSESQPTETADSPHPTSQLTASASTVTLQAAPEPSSMLPIGWRGPEDPSWAAEQGTTGTSGSSEAQDSTLSVYDNLDTLQRMEEVAADGGGGSPAGPVEVGTASMVDTRSSWSSCEILSLEDSGSGVVRTSPGRGSTRFPSFRTDPGDEDLHPNSPASSSALTDAPLSTGSSEVFLPSAPPDLRVPPASQAMHWLLTGLRQQMARQRAEFEAKIQRLEKRNEALQGEVVGLRTSLEQQRRWYSVAEIKIRNVERARADADRRNTTLQREMEQFFDTFGELNAEARKSEG, encoded by the exons ATGGGACTCACCTGCTTCAAGTCTTGGAAGTACGACAGTGCCGCTCAGAAAG GTGGGAACAGAGATGTACTGGTCAGCCCTGGCTCATACTTCTTCCTCTCCAACAGCTGtggtcagggagaggagtggcTCAAGACCCTCAACAAGGGTGTCTGGATACCCTTTACAG gcgtGTTTGGCCAGCGGCTGGAGGAGACGGTTCTGTATGAGCGGCGTTACGGGGTACACATGGCACCGCTGGTGGTGGAGCAGTGTGTGGACTTCATCCGGGAGCGAGGTCTTCTGGAGGTGGGGCTGTTCCGCCAGCCAGGCCAGGCCACGCTGGTTAAAGAGTTGCAGGATGCCTTCGACGCTGGGGAGAAGCCCTCCTTTGACAG CAGTACAGACGTGCACACCGTGGCGTCTCTCCTGAAGCTGTATCTgcgggagctgccagagccactgGTGCCCTTCTCCAGATACCAGGACTTCCTGGTGTGTGGCAAGAACATCTCCTCTGAGAGGAAGCAG AGTTTGACAGAACTACGGCATCTTCTGCATCAACTTCCAGTGGCTAACTTCAACCTGCTCAACTACATCTGCCA GTTTTTGAATGAAGTCCAGTCCTATTCTAGCAGCAACAAGATGAGCACCCAGAACCTGGCTACTGTTTTTGGCCCCAACATCCTACGACCCAAAGCTGAAGATCCAGAGAGTATCATTGGAG ggGCAGCCGTGGTGCAGCAGCTTATGTCCGAGCTGATCAGGGAGCACCAGTGCCTTTTCTCCAGGGAGTGGGGAGACATAGAGGCACCTGGCTCTTCACGTCCTGACTCTTACCCATGTCAGAGATGGAAAGGAGACCCATTCGAGGGGGCGCACATCCAGCCAACTGCCCAGACCCAGTCGCATGATTACAGGCTGGGCATAACAGCCGAGCACCTCCCCCAACAACAGCTAAATCACCATCCTTCCCCTTGCTCCCGCCAGCTCTCCCTGCCTCTGATCCCTAAGAGGAGAGGGTCGGCCCAAAACCCAGATGAAACCAGCTTAGCCACACGGCTGTCCATCACAGACCACCAGCAACAGCCAGCTGAGGTGTTCTCTCCAGTGAGTCTTTCTTCTGGGCCTCTGTACCACAGATACACTCTGTCCCAGTCAGAGTCCCAGCCCACTGAGACTGCAGACAGCCCCCACCCTACCTCCCAACTCACAGCCTCTGCCTCCACAGTGACGCTACAGGCTGCCCCAGAACCCAGCAGCATGCTGCCCATTGGCTGGAGGGGCCCAGAGGATCCCAGCTGGGCTGCAGAACAGGGGACTACTGGCACCAGTGGTAGCAGTGAGGCTCAGGACAgtactctgtctgtctatgacaaCCTGGACACACTACAACGCATGGAGGAGGTGGCTGCGGATGGTGGTGGGGGCAGCCCTGCTGGCCCGGTGGAGGTGGGCACGGCCAGCATGGTAGACACCAGAAGCTCCTGGTCTTCCTGTGAGATTCTGTCCCTGGAAGACAGTGGGAGTGGTGTGGTCAGAACCAGCCCAGGACGGGGGTCCACTAGGTTCCCCTCCTTCAGGACTGACCCAGGAGACGAGGACCTCCATCCTAACTCCCCAGCCTCCTCCTCTGCCCTCACTGATGCCCCCCTGAGCACGGGCAGCTCGGAGGTCTTCCTGCCCTCTGCTCCTCCGGACCTCCGCGTCCCCCCGGCCTCCCAGGCCATGCACTGGCTCTTGACTGGCCTCAGACAACAGATGGCCAGGCAGAGGGCTGAGTTCGAGGCCAAGATCCAGAG gTTGGAGAAGCGTAACGAGGCCCTCCAGGGGGAGGTGGTGGGACTGCGGACCAGCCTGGAGCAGCAGCGCCGCTGGTACAGTGTGGCCGAGATCAAGATCCGCAACGTGGAGCGTGCCCGGGCCGATGCCGACCGCCGCAACACCACTctacagagggagatggagcagTTCTTTGATACCTTCGGAGAGCTGAACGCTGAGGCCCGGAAGagcgaaggttag
- the LOC139552743 gene encoding rho GTPase-activating protein 24-like isoform X3, protein MAPLVVEQCVDFIRERGLLEVGLFRQPGQATLVKELQDAFDAGEKPSFDSSTDVHTVASLLKLYLRELPEPLVPFSRYQDFLVCGKNISSERKQSLTELRHLLHQLPVANFNLLNYICQFLNEVQSYSSSNKMSTQNLATVFGPNILRPKAEDPESIIGGAAVVQQLMSELIREHQCLFSREWGDIEAPGSSRPDSYPCQRWKGDPFEGAHIQPTAQTQSHDYRLGITAEHLPQQQLNHHPSPCSRQLSLPLIPKRRGSAQNPDETSLATRLSITDHQQQPAEVFSPVSLSSGPLYHRYTLSQSESQPTETADSPHPTSQLTASASTVTLQAAPEPSSMLPIGWRGPEDPSWAAEQGTTGTSGSSEAQDSTLSVYDNLDTLQRMEEVAADGGGGSPAGPVEVGTASMVDTRSSWSSCEILSLEDSGSGVVRTSPGRGSTRFPSFRTDPGDEDLHPNSPASSSALTDAPLSTGSSEVFLPSAPPDLRVPPASQAMHWLLTGLRQQMARQRAEFEAKIQRLEKRNEALQGEVVGLRTSLEQQRRWYSVAEIKIRNVERARADADRRNTTLQREMEQFFDTFGELNAEARKSEG, encoded by the exons ATGGCACCGCTGGTGGTGGAGCAGTGTGTGGACTTCATCCGGGAGCGAGGTCTTCTGGAGGTGGGGCTGTTCCGCCAGCCAGGCCAGGCCACGCTGGTTAAAGAGTTGCAGGATGCCTTCGACGCTGGGGAGAAGCCCTCCTTTGACAG CAGTACAGACGTGCACACCGTGGCGTCTCTCCTGAAGCTGTATCTgcgggagctgccagagccactgGTGCCCTTCTCCAGATACCAGGACTTCCTGGTGTGTGGCAAGAACATCTCCTCTGAGAGGAAGCAG AGTTTGACAGAACTACGGCATCTTCTGCATCAACTTCCAGTGGCTAACTTCAACCTGCTCAACTACATCTGCCA GTTTTTGAATGAAGTCCAGTCCTATTCTAGCAGCAACAAGATGAGCACCCAGAACCTGGCTACTGTTTTTGGCCCCAACATCCTACGACCCAAAGCTGAAGATCCAGAGAGTATCATTGGAG ggGCAGCCGTGGTGCAGCAGCTTATGTCCGAGCTGATCAGGGAGCACCAGTGCCTTTTCTCCAGGGAGTGGGGAGACATAGAGGCACCTGGCTCTTCACGTCCTGACTCTTACCCATGTCAGAGATGGAAAGGAGACCCATTCGAGGGGGCGCACATCCAGCCAACTGCCCAGACCCAGTCGCATGATTACAGGCTGGGCATAACAGCCGAGCACCTCCCCCAACAACAGCTAAATCACCATCCTTCCCCTTGCTCCCGCCAGCTCTCCCTGCCTCTGATCCCTAAGAGGAGAGGGTCGGCCCAAAACCCAGATGAAACCAGCTTAGCCACACGGCTGTCCATCACAGACCACCAGCAACAGCCAGCTGAGGTGTTCTCTCCAGTGAGTCTTTCTTCTGGGCCTCTGTACCACAGATACACTCTGTCCCAGTCAGAGTCCCAGCCCACTGAGACTGCAGACAGCCCCCACCCTACCTCCCAACTCACAGCCTCTGCCTCCACAGTGACGCTACAGGCTGCCCCAGAACCCAGCAGCATGCTGCCCATTGGCTGGAGGGGCCCAGAGGATCCCAGCTGGGCTGCAGAACAGGGGACTACTGGCACCAGTGGTAGCAGTGAGGCTCAGGACAgtactctgtctgtctatgacaaCCTGGACACACTACAACGCATGGAGGAGGTGGCTGCGGATGGTGGTGGGGGCAGCCCTGCTGGCCCGGTGGAGGTGGGCACGGCCAGCATGGTAGACACCAGAAGCTCCTGGTCTTCCTGTGAGATTCTGTCCCTGGAAGACAGTGGGAGTGGTGTGGTCAGAACCAGCCCAGGACGGGGGTCCACTAGGTTCCCCTCCTTCAGGACTGACCCAGGAGACGAGGACCTCCATCCTAACTCCCCAGCCTCCTCCTCTGCCCTCACTGATGCCCCCCTGAGCACGGGCAGCTCGGAGGTCTTCCTGCCCTCTGCTCCTCCGGACCTCCGCGTCCCCCCGGCCTCCCAGGCCATGCACTGGCTCTTGACTGGCCTCAGACAACAGATGGCCAGGCAGAGGGCTGAGTTCGAGGCCAAGATCCAGAG gTTGGAGAAGCGTAACGAGGCCCTCCAGGGGGAGGTGGTGGGACTGCGGACCAGCCTGGAGCAGCAGCGCCGCTGGTACAGTGTGGCCGAGATCAAGATCCGCAACGTGGAGCGTGCCCGGGCCGATGCCGACCGCCGCAACACCACTctacagagggagatggagcagTTCTTTGATACCTTCGGAGAGCTGAACGCTGAGGCCCGGAAGagcgaaggttag
- the LOC139552743 gene encoding rho GTPase-activating protein 24-like isoform X2 translates to MPENKVTVYRTSSYLSHSAYRKIKRVLSFRRRVFGQRLEETVLYERRYGVHMAPLVVEQCVDFIRERGLLEVGLFRQPGQATLVKELQDAFDAGEKPSFDSTDVHTVASLLKLYLRELPEPLVPFSRYQDFLVCGKNISSERKQSLTELRHLLHQLPVANFNLLNYICQFLNEVQSYSSSNKMSTQNLATVFGPNILRPKAEDPESIIGGAAVVQQLMSELIREHQCLFSREWGDIEAPGSSRPDSYPCQRWKGDPFEGAHIQPTAQTQSHDYRLGITAEHLPQQQLNHHPSPCSRQLSLPLIPKRRGSAQNPDETSLATRLSITDHQQQPAEVFSPVSLSSGPLYHRYTLSQSESQPTETADSPHPTSQLTASASTVTLQAAPEPSSMLPIGWRGPEDPSWAAEQGTTGTSGSSEAQDSTLSVYDNLDTLQRMEEVAADGGGGSPAGPVEVGTASMVDTRSSWSSCEILSLEDSGSGVVRTSPGRGSTRFPSFRTDPGDEDLHPNSPASSSALTDAPLSTGSSEVFLPSAPPDLRVPPASQAMHWLLTGLRQQMARQRAEFEAKIQRLEKRNEALQGEVVGLRTSLEQQRRWYSVAEIKIRNVERARADADRRNTTLQREMEQFFDTFGELNAEARKSEG, encoded by the exons ATGCCGGAGAACAAGGTGACAGTGTACAGGACCAGCAGCTACCTGTCCCACTCTGCCTACAGGAAGATCAAGCGGGTTCTGAGCTTCAGGAGGC gcgtGTTTGGCCAGCGGCTGGAGGAGACGGTTCTGTATGAGCGGCGTTACGGGGTACACATGGCACCGCTGGTGGTGGAGCAGTGTGTGGACTTCATCCGGGAGCGAGGTCTTCTGGAGGTGGGGCTGTTCCGCCAGCCAGGCCAGGCCACGCTGGTTAAAGAGTTGCAGGATGCCTTCGACGCTGGGGAGAAGCCCTCCTTTGACAG TACAGACGTGCACACCGTGGCGTCTCTCCTGAAGCTGTATCTgcgggagctgccagagccactgGTGCCCTTCTCCAGATACCAGGACTTCCTGGTGTGTGGCAAGAACATCTCCTCTGAGAGGAAGCAG AGTTTGACAGAACTACGGCATCTTCTGCATCAACTTCCAGTGGCTAACTTCAACCTGCTCAACTACATCTGCCA GTTTTTGAATGAAGTCCAGTCCTATTCTAGCAGCAACAAGATGAGCACCCAGAACCTGGCTACTGTTTTTGGCCCCAACATCCTACGACCCAAAGCTGAAGATCCAGAGAGTATCATTGGAG ggGCAGCCGTGGTGCAGCAGCTTATGTCCGAGCTGATCAGGGAGCACCAGTGCCTTTTCTCCAGGGAGTGGGGAGACATAGAGGCACCTGGCTCTTCACGTCCTGACTCTTACCCATGTCAGAGATGGAAAGGAGACCCATTCGAGGGGGCGCACATCCAGCCAACTGCCCAGACCCAGTCGCATGATTACAGGCTGGGCATAACAGCCGAGCACCTCCCCCAACAACAGCTAAATCACCATCCTTCCCCTTGCTCCCGCCAGCTCTCCCTGCCTCTGATCCCTAAGAGGAGAGGGTCGGCCCAAAACCCAGATGAAACCAGCTTAGCCACACGGCTGTCCATCACAGACCACCAGCAACAGCCAGCTGAGGTGTTCTCTCCAGTGAGTCTTTCTTCTGGGCCTCTGTACCACAGATACACTCTGTCCCAGTCAGAGTCCCAGCCCACTGAGACTGCAGACAGCCCCCACCCTACCTCCCAACTCACAGCCTCTGCCTCCACAGTGACGCTACAGGCTGCCCCAGAACCCAGCAGCATGCTGCCCATTGGCTGGAGGGGCCCAGAGGATCCCAGCTGGGCTGCAGAACAGGGGACTACTGGCACCAGTGGTAGCAGTGAGGCTCAGGACAgtactctgtctgtctatgacaaCCTGGACACACTACAACGCATGGAGGAGGTGGCTGCGGATGGTGGTGGGGGCAGCCCTGCTGGCCCGGTGGAGGTGGGCACGGCCAGCATGGTAGACACCAGAAGCTCCTGGTCTTCCTGTGAGATTCTGTCCCTGGAAGACAGTGGGAGTGGTGTGGTCAGAACCAGCCCAGGACGGGGGTCCACTAGGTTCCCCTCCTTCAGGACTGACCCAGGAGACGAGGACCTCCATCCTAACTCCCCAGCCTCCTCCTCTGCCCTCACTGATGCCCCCCTGAGCACGGGCAGCTCGGAGGTCTTCCTGCCCTCTGCTCCTCCGGACCTCCGCGTCCCCCCGGCCTCCCAGGCCATGCACTGGCTCTTGACTGGCCTCAGACAACAGATGGCCAGGCAGAGGGCTGAGTTCGAGGCCAAGATCCAGAG gTTGGAGAAGCGTAACGAGGCCCTCCAGGGGGAGGTGGTGGGACTGCGGACCAGCCTGGAGCAGCAGCGCCGCTGGTACAGTGTGGCCGAGATCAAGATCCGCAACGTGGAGCGTGCCCGGGCCGATGCCGACCGCCGCAACACCACTctacagagggagatggagcagTTCTTTGATACCTTCGGAGAGCTGAACGCTGAGGCCCGGAAGagcgaaggttag
- the LOC139552743 gene encoding rho GTPase-activating protein 24-like isoform X1, translating into MPENKVTVYRTSSYLSHSAYRKIKRVLSFRRRVFGQRLEETVLYERRYGVHMAPLVVEQCVDFIRERGLLEVGLFRQPGQATLVKELQDAFDAGEKPSFDSSTDVHTVASLLKLYLRELPEPLVPFSRYQDFLVCGKNISSERKQSLTELRHLLHQLPVANFNLLNYICQFLNEVQSYSSSNKMSTQNLATVFGPNILRPKAEDPESIIGGAAVVQQLMSELIREHQCLFSREWGDIEAPGSSRPDSYPCQRWKGDPFEGAHIQPTAQTQSHDYRLGITAEHLPQQQLNHHPSPCSRQLSLPLIPKRRGSAQNPDETSLATRLSITDHQQQPAEVFSPVSLSSGPLYHRYTLSQSESQPTETADSPHPTSQLTASASTVTLQAAPEPSSMLPIGWRGPEDPSWAAEQGTTGTSGSSEAQDSTLSVYDNLDTLQRMEEVAADGGGGSPAGPVEVGTASMVDTRSSWSSCEILSLEDSGSGVVRTSPGRGSTRFPSFRTDPGDEDLHPNSPASSSALTDAPLSTGSSEVFLPSAPPDLRVPPASQAMHWLLTGLRQQMARQRAEFEAKIQRLEKRNEALQGEVVGLRTSLEQQRRWYSVAEIKIRNVERARADADRRNTTLQREMEQFFDTFGELNAEARKSEG; encoded by the exons ATGCCGGAGAACAAGGTGACAGTGTACAGGACCAGCAGCTACCTGTCCCACTCTGCCTACAGGAAGATCAAGCGGGTTCTGAGCTTCAGGAGGC gcgtGTTTGGCCAGCGGCTGGAGGAGACGGTTCTGTATGAGCGGCGTTACGGGGTACACATGGCACCGCTGGTGGTGGAGCAGTGTGTGGACTTCATCCGGGAGCGAGGTCTTCTGGAGGTGGGGCTGTTCCGCCAGCCAGGCCAGGCCACGCTGGTTAAAGAGTTGCAGGATGCCTTCGACGCTGGGGAGAAGCCCTCCTTTGACAG CAGTACAGACGTGCACACCGTGGCGTCTCTCCTGAAGCTGTATCTgcgggagctgccagagccactgGTGCCCTTCTCCAGATACCAGGACTTCCTGGTGTGTGGCAAGAACATCTCCTCTGAGAGGAAGCAG AGTTTGACAGAACTACGGCATCTTCTGCATCAACTTCCAGTGGCTAACTTCAACCTGCTCAACTACATCTGCCA GTTTTTGAATGAAGTCCAGTCCTATTCTAGCAGCAACAAGATGAGCACCCAGAACCTGGCTACTGTTTTTGGCCCCAACATCCTACGACCCAAAGCTGAAGATCCAGAGAGTATCATTGGAG ggGCAGCCGTGGTGCAGCAGCTTATGTCCGAGCTGATCAGGGAGCACCAGTGCCTTTTCTCCAGGGAGTGGGGAGACATAGAGGCACCTGGCTCTTCACGTCCTGACTCTTACCCATGTCAGAGATGGAAAGGAGACCCATTCGAGGGGGCGCACATCCAGCCAACTGCCCAGACCCAGTCGCATGATTACAGGCTGGGCATAACAGCCGAGCACCTCCCCCAACAACAGCTAAATCACCATCCTTCCCCTTGCTCCCGCCAGCTCTCCCTGCCTCTGATCCCTAAGAGGAGAGGGTCGGCCCAAAACCCAGATGAAACCAGCTTAGCCACACGGCTGTCCATCACAGACCACCAGCAACAGCCAGCTGAGGTGTTCTCTCCAGTGAGTCTTTCTTCTGGGCCTCTGTACCACAGATACACTCTGTCCCAGTCAGAGTCCCAGCCCACTGAGACTGCAGACAGCCCCCACCCTACCTCCCAACTCACAGCCTCTGCCTCCACAGTGACGCTACAGGCTGCCCCAGAACCCAGCAGCATGCTGCCCATTGGCTGGAGGGGCCCAGAGGATCCCAGCTGGGCTGCAGAACAGGGGACTACTGGCACCAGTGGTAGCAGTGAGGCTCAGGACAgtactctgtctgtctatgacaaCCTGGACACACTACAACGCATGGAGGAGGTGGCTGCGGATGGTGGTGGGGGCAGCCCTGCTGGCCCGGTGGAGGTGGGCACGGCCAGCATGGTAGACACCAGAAGCTCCTGGTCTTCCTGTGAGATTCTGTCCCTGGAAGACAGTGGGAGTGGTGTGGTCAGAACCAGCCCAGGACGGGGGTCCACTAGGTTCCCCTCCTTCAGGACTGACCCAGGAGACGAGGACCTCCATCCTAACTCCCCAGCCTCCTCCTCTGCCCTCACTGATGCCCCCCTGAGCACGGGCAGCTCGGAGGTCTTCCTGCCCTCTGCTCCTCCGGACCTCCGCGTCCCCCCGGCCTCCCAGGCCATGCACTGGCTCTTGACTGGCCTCAGACAACAGATGGCCAGGCAGAGGGCTGAGTTCGAGGCCAAGATCCAGAG gTTGGAGAAGCGTAACGAGGCCCTCCAGGGGGAGGTGGTGGGACTGCGGACCAGCCTGGAGCAGCAGCGCCGCTGGTACAGTGTGGCCGAGATCAAGATCCGCAACGTGGAGCGTGCCCGGGCCGATGCCGACCGCCGCAACACCACTctacagagggagatggagcagTTCTTTGATACCTTCGGAGAGCTGAACGCTGAGGCCCGGAAGagcgaaggttag